GGTGTTCACCGGCCGGGCGGCGTGCAGGTTGAGTTCCAGGCCTTCCGCGGCACCGATCGCCTGGATGCGGGCGACCCTGGCGGGCGCCTGGTCGCCCCACCACCCCTTCATCGCCTCGGCGGCCGTCGGGCCGGGGATCCGGCCTGCCTCCGGGGCGAGTTCGTAACTGCGCCAGACGATCTCCAACCGATCGCGGTCGGCGACCTGTGCCAGAGCGGTTGCGATACGTCTCTTCCCGATGAAGCACCACGGGCACAGCACGTCAGCGTAGATTTCAACCTTCATGATTTCCTTTTCGGCATATGACGGACCAGCCGCTGGACGTGGCCGGCGACACGGAGCCGGTCCATCGACAGCGAGGCGTTCGCGCCCATTGGGTCGGTCGGATCAGGAACCGGTTGTCTGCGGCCCCGGGCCGACCTCGCGGATGACGGTGTAGGTGGGCACTCCACTCATGCGCGCCTCGGCCTTACCGGAAAGTCCCTCCAGAGCCTTTTGGATGGCGGCCATCCGGCCCTCGGTGTCGGACGTCTCCACGAAGTTGCGGTAGTCCGCCTCGCTCGCCCAGTGCACGATGTTGTAAACCCGGGTGCCGTCGGTGCTCACGTGGAAGCGGGCCGACCGGTAGCCGGGGTGGAAACGCACCCATCGCTCCTGGATCTCGGCGAAGGCGTCCACGAGCTCACGCTGGGTACCGGCGCCGTCAACGGTGTAGTCGATGATCGAGTAGAAACCGGTCTCCGCGCTCATAGTGCGTTCTCCCCTGTGCGGCGATGTGAGATGAGGACCGAGGCCCTGATCTGAATCATGCGACCTCGATTTAACTTGAGGTCAAGTGATGTCAGCAGGCGCCGAAGTAGGGCGTTTACTCCACTGACCTGGGCCGTGCAGTTCACCCGTCATGAAGGGGGCCAGGGGTTCGATTCTCAGGGTGGCTCCGCGTGGCGAAGGCCCTCCGAGACGATCTCGGAGGGCCTTCGCATCGTTCGGGAGGGGAATGGGGCGCCTGCTTCAGGCGGCCTTGACGGGGTGTGGGCCGACGCTGATCGTCACGTCGACGTGTCCGCCCGGCGAGGCCACGTGGTTTCGGATCGGCTTCGAGGTCGCCGTGCTCGATTCGGGAGACCTGGCCATCCGGACCTCCCGCGCCTTTCTCAGATCAGGCGTTGGGGATGGTGTTGAGGTAGTTGATGGGGACGTTGGTGGAGTCGGGTTTGCCGAGGGCGGCCCATTCGTCGTAGCTGAGGGCTTTTTTGTGGTTGTTGGTGATGGCGTAGATGGTTCCGTCGACGGGGTTGCGTAGGTAGGTGCCGTTGCGGGGGATGGCGCCGAAGGTGTTGATCCATTCGATGGGGACGTTGGTGGGGGCGGGTTGTCCGAGGGCGATCCATTCGTCGTAGCTGAGGCCGTGTTTGGCGCCGCCGACGGTGAGGTAGACCGAGGCGGTGACGGGGTTGCGTAGGTAGGTGCCGTTGGTGGGGTCGGTGCCGATTCTGTTGATGAAGCCGATGGGGACGTTGGTGAAGGCGGGTTTGCCGAGGGTGTCGTACTGGGCGGCGGTGAGGCTGTATTTGGCGCTGCCGGCGATGATGACGATGTTGCCGTTGGCGTGGTTGCGCAGGTAGGTGCCGTTGCGGGGGATGGCGCCGTAGGTGTTGATCAGTCGGATGGGGACGTTGATGGAGGCGGGTTGTCCGAGGGCGGTCCATTCGGGGTGGCTGAGGCCGTATTTGGCGCCGCCGGCGATGACGGAGATGCCGCCGTCTGCGGCGTTGCGTAGGTAGGTGCCGTCTCGGGGGCTTTGGGGCAGGGTGTTGAGCCAGCCGGCCGGGACGTTGGTGAAGGGGGCGCCTTCGTAGCCGGAGGCGTTGAGTTCCTCCATGCTGGAGAAGCGGACGGGTGCGCCGCCCGCGACGACGGCGATCGTCCCGCTGGGCTCCCGATACAGACGACCCTCCACCGGCGCGACCGAGCAGCCGTTGGCGCTGGTGACGTTGTTCCACTCCTGGCCGTTGCTCTGGCCGTACTCCACGCCGTTGAAGGTCGGGCGGACCCGCTCGGTGCCCGGCGCGCCCCAGCTGGCACGCCCGTCGCCGTTGGAGTCGAAGGCCTGCTCGTAGTGCAGGTGGGGGTGGCCGTTGGAGGTCGGTCCTGTGGCGCCCACCTGTCCGATCTGCTGCCCCTGGGTGACGCGCTGGTTGACGCTGACCGACCGGGTCTTCAGGTGGATGTAGGTGGTGAACCAGCCGCCGCCGTGGTTAATCTGGATCATGTTGCCGGCGTTGGAGTGGTAGGTGGACTGGACGACGGTGCCGTCGGCGGGTGCGATGAGCTTCGCTCCGTCGGTACCGGCCTGGTTGGGCTCCTTCACCATGTCCAGCGCGGGGGCGTGCCCCCAGCTGTTGAGCTGCCACTTCTCCCCGCAGGGGAAGGGAAGCTGGAACGCCGGCGCCGCGGCCGCCGCGTTCGCCGGCGCGGGGGCGGCCACGGTGAGGCTCGCCAGGGCGAGCGCCGTCACGGTGAACGTGCGGCGGGCGCGGGAACTCCTGCCGGAGGTCCGGTTCATCGGTGATTCCTTTCGAGGGGTTGTGCGGTGATCTCGTCCGGGCCGTCATTGGGAAGTCCGGCCGGCATGCTTCGGGTCACACGTTGGGGATGGTGTTGAGGTAGTTGATGGGGACGTTGGTGGAGTCGGGTTTGCCGAGGGCGGCCCATTCGTCGTAGCTGAGGGCCTTTTTGTGGTTGTTGGTGATGGCGTAGATGCTGCTGTCGACGGGGTTGCGTAGGTAGGTGCCGTTGCGGGGGATGGCGCCGAAGGTGTTGATCCATTCGATGGGGACGTTGGTGGGGGCGGGTTGTCCGAGGGCGATCCATTCGTCGTAGCTGAGGCCGTGTTTGGCGCCGCCGACGGTGAGGTAGACCGAGGCGGTGACGGGGTTGCGTAGGTAGGTGCCGTTGGTGGGGTCGGTGCCGATTCTGTTGATGAAGCCGATGGGGACGTTGGTGAAGGCGGGTTTGCCGAGGGTGTCGTACTGGGCGGCGGTGAGGCTGTATTTGGCGCTGCCGGCGATGATGACGATGTTGCCGTTGGCGTGGTTGCGCAGGTAGGTGCCGTTGCGGGGGACGGCGCCGTAGGTGTTGATCAGTCGGATGGGGACGTTGATGGAGGCGGGTTGTCCGAGGGCGGTCCATTCGGGGTGGCTGAGGCCGTATTTGGCGCCGCCGGCGATGACGGAGATGCCGCCGTCTGCGGCGTTGCGTAGGTAGGTGCCGTCTCGGGGGCTTTGGGGCAGGGTGTTGAGCCAGCCGGCCGGGACGTTGGTGAAGGGGGCGCCTTCGTAGCCGGAGGCGTTGAGTTCCTCCATGCTGGAGAAGCGGACGGGTGCGCCGCCCGCGACGACGGCGATCGTCCCGCTGGGTTCCCGGTACAGACGACCCTCCACCGGCGCGGAGATCATGGGCCAGATCGCGTTCACGATGAGCTGCGCGTCGGCGGCCTGCGGCTGGTAGCGGTCGGGGTACGCCGACACCTGCACCGCCTGGCACACCTGGCCGATCTGCGCCGTCATCCAGCCGTTGTTCGGATACTTCGAGATCATCTTGTTCAGGAACGCGTTGGCCGCCCAGGTGGGGTTGAGCCGCTGGTCCCTGGATCCCCAGGAGGCGCGCTGCTGGAACAGGCCCAGGCTGTCGTGGTCGAGTTCCTCGCTGATGTTGTCGATGCTCGTCTCGACGATCGTCGTCGTGATCGCGATGACCGCGGCCCGCGGGTTCAGGCCCCGGTCGTGGACCGCCTTGATCACCATGCGGGCGCAGGAGACACGGTAGGCCGACATGTAGCCGCGCATCTTGGCCCGCAGCGTGCCGTTGAGCTGGGTGGCCACCGAGGCGTCGGACGGGGTGGTGCCCCGGGGGTCGCACGCGGCGAGGGCTCTGGCCACGTTCACGTCGCTCGCGTGCGGGACCGGGGTGGGGCTCGGTTCCGCGGCATGCGCGGGACCGGCGATCAGTCCTGCCGAGACCATGACGGTCATCGCCGCCAGGGCGGCGTGTGAGAGGAGTCTGCGGTTCATCGGAGTCTCTCCAGAAGGGGGTGGGGGCCACCGGAAGGGGCCGTCGGCGACGGGGGTGCCGGCGGCCGGCCGGGTTCTGAGGGGGTGGGAGGTGCTCGAAGGGGGTGGAAGGTTCGAAGGAAGCGGGAGGTTCGAATGGTGTGGGGAGGGAGGCTCGCCGCGATCCCTCGGCATGGGTCGTTCGGAAACCGGGTGCGTGGACGAGTCCGCCGCGCCGCGCCCGTGGCGGCGCCGCTCAACCTGCCGCGTGAGCTGCCCGGAGCGCTTTCGCGTCCCATCTCGGGC
This region of Streptosporangium sp. NBC_01495 genomic DNA includes:
- a CDS encoding antibiotic biosynthesis monooxygenase family protein; amino-acid sequence: MSAETGFYSIIDYTVDGAGTQRELVDAFAEIQERWVRFHPGYRSARFHVSTDGTRVYNIVHWASEADYRNFVETSDTEGRMAAIQKALEGLSGKAEARMSGVPTYTVIREVGPGPQTTGS
- a CDS encoding M23 family metallopeptidase, with translation MNRTSGRSSRARRTFTVTALALASLTVAAPAPANAAAAAPAFQLPFPCGEKWQLNSWGHAPALDMVKEPNQAGTDGAKLIAPADGTVVQSTYHSNAGNMIQINHGGGWFTTYIHLKTRSVSVNQRVTQGQQIGQVGATGPTSNGHPHLHYEQAFDSNGDGRASWGAPGTERVRPTFNGVEYGQSNGQEWNNVTSANGCSVAPVEGRLYREPSGTIAVVAGGAPVRFSSMEELNASGYEGAPFTNVPAGWLNTLPQSPRDGTYLRNAADGGISVIAGGAKYGLSHPEWTALGQPASINVPIRLINTYGAIPRNGTYLRNHANGNIVIIAGSAKYSLTAAQYDTLGKPAFTNVPIGFINRIGTDPTNGTYLRNPVTASVYLTVGGAKHGLSYDEWIALGQPAPTNVPIEWINTFGAIPRNGTYLRNPVDGTIYAITNNHKKALSYDEWAALGKPDSTNVPINYLNTIPNA